From a single Porites lutea chromosome 10, jaPorLute2.1, whole genome shotgun sequence genomic region:
- the LOC140949876 gene encoding eukaryotic translation initiation factor 4E type 2-like yields the protein MNKFEALKFDDSNNDDNSDDKEDEECESRNTERNGEGMNGGDLTEEMKFRAELEKKVVTVGEGEHPLQCPHAFWFSRRPQGKPQASTNYADNIKLVGKFASVEQFWGFYSYLVRPGDLTGHSDIHLFKDGIKPMWEDEANKHGGKWIVRLRKGLASRCWENLILAMLGEQFMVGSEVCGAVISVRFQEDIISIWNRNAADQATTTRIRDTLKRVLNLPQNTIMEYKAHQSSLKDNSSFRNTDVFMR from the exons atgaacaaattcgAAGC GCTTAAGTTTGATGACTCAAATAATGACGACAACAGCGATGACAAAGAGGACGAAGAATGTGAATCAAGAAATACG gaaagaaatggtGAAGGAATGAATGGAGGTGATTTGACAGAGGAAATGAAGTTCCGGGCTGAG cttgAGAAGAAAGTTGTGACTGTAGGTGAAGGAGAACATCCATTGCAATGTCCGCACGCATTTTGGTTTTCACGAAGACCTCAAGGCAAGCCTCAGGCATCCACTAACTATGCTGACAACATTAAACTTGTTGGAAAATTTGCATCA GTAGAACAGTTTTGGGGTTTTTACAGCTACCTGGTCAGGCCTGGTGACTTAACTGGACACAGCGACATTCACTTGTTTAAGGATGGCATCAAGCCCATGTGGGAG GATGAGGCAAATAAGCATGGGGGAAAGTGGATAGTTCGCCTGAGAAAGGGGCTCGCATCAAGATGTTGGGAGAACCTG aTACTGGCAATGCTTGGAGAGCAGTTTATGGTCGGAAGTGAGGTCTGTGGGGCTGTCATATCAGTTCGATTCCAG GAAGATATCATCTCAATATGGAACAGAAATGCTGCAGACCAAGCAACCACAACAAGAATTAG GGACACACTGAAAAGAGTACTGAACCTACCACAGAATACAATCATGGAATACAAGGCCCATCAGAGCAGCTTAAA GGATAACTCAAGTTTTAGAAATACAGATGTCTTCATGAGATAG
- the LOC140949875 gene encoding box C/D snoRNA protein 1-like: MADEVRCEVCNKISAKYRCPGCSRRTCSLACVKCHKIQFQCSGIRSKTKFVSVDNFTDSNLLSDYRFLEDVDRLAFSAAHDGRKSWRRWSTQISFLRRKAKQSGVDLKLMPVGMSKRKENTSKFCRELQCIMWRIRWLFPQAGFEYVDRGVSELTVVNEVLRKYIDPEKADAVHKQSLKNYCAVGPQGVCVFLKVESLPASKLRYHKLDTSKPLKECLNNKTIIEFPTLHVVLADKAASYISQSQEETFVAVTESAT; this comes from the exons ATGGCGGACGAGGTGAGGTGCGAAGTTTGTAACAAAATTAGTGCTAAATATCGCTGTCCAGGTTGTTCAAGACGAACATGCAG CTTGGCATGTGTCAAATGCCACAAAATCCAATTTCAGTGCTCAGGGATTCGCAGCAAGACAAAGTTTGTGTCAGTCGACAATTTCACAGATAGTAACTTGTTATCAG ATTACAGGTTCCTGGAGGATGTGGATAGGTTGGCTTTTTCAGCAGCACATGATGGCCGGAAAAGCTGGAGACGCTGGAGTACACAG ATTTCTTTTCTACGACGAAAAGCTAAACAAAGTGGAGTAGATTTGAAGTTAATGCCAGTGGGAATGTCAAAGAGAAAGGAGAACACATCAAAGTTCTGTAGAGA ATTGCAATGTATAATGTGGAGAATCAGATGGCTATTCCCCCAAGCTGGTTTTGAATATGTTGATAGAGG GGTTTCAGAACTAACAGTTGTCAATGAAGTTCTCAGGAAGTACATTGACCCTGAGAAGGCAGATGCTGTTCACAAGCAAAG TTTGAAGAATTACTGTGCTGTTGGTCCTCAAGGAGTCTGTGTGTTTTTAAAGGTGGAATCTTTACCTGCATCTAAACTAAG GTATCATAAGTTGGATACTTCTAAACCCCTAAAGGAATGCCTAAACAACAAGACCATCATTGAATTCCCTACTTTGCATGTTGTGCTTGCTGACAAGGCAGCAAGCTACATCTCCCAAAGTCAAGAGGAAACCTTTGTTGCTGTCACAGAGAGTGCAACATGA
- the LOC140950169 gene encoding programmed cell death protein 10-like translates to MALGGDESTPVPNLALETIVKPALRELEPSFDAQAVEKLRAAFTKAEKDIPGVTQQIVGEILKSASLSVNMNEILLLSASNNSEDYTFDVKEPEFTALSKKAKDLKAILSKIPAEISNRQKFLQTIKDIATAIKDLLDAVNEVFKNCQSVGKMLQYKEGLERNKKEFVKYSKNFSDTLKQYFKDQRAEAVYISANKLINQTNHILYMFKLAGSS, encoded by the exons ATGGCACTGGGTGGTGACGAGAGTACACCAGTGCCTAATTTGGCACTGGAAACGATCGTAAAGCCAGCGCTGCGTGAG CTGGAACCATCCTTTGATGCACAGGCTGTTGAAAAATTACGAGCTGCTTTTACCAAG GCTGAAAAAGATATACCAGGTGTTACACAACAGATTGTTGGAGAAATTTTGAAATCAG CATCATTGTCAGTAAACATGAATGAAATTCTCCTTCTTAGTGCTTCGAATAATAGTGAAG ATTATACTTTTGATGTCAAAGAGCCAGAGTTTACTGCATTGTCGAAGAAAGCTAAAG ATCTTAAGGCCATTTTATCCAAGATACCGGCAGAAATTAGTAACAGACAAAAATTTCTACAAACGATAAA GGATATTGCAACTGCTATTAAGGACTTACTTGATGCCGTAAACGAGGTGTTTAAGAACTGTCAATCAGTTGGAAAGATGCTTCAGTATAAAGAG GGTCTGGAGAGGAACAAGAAAGAATTTGTAAAATATTCTAAAAATTTTAGTGACACTTTAAAGCAGTACTTCAAGGATCAAAG GGCGGAGGCAGTATACATTAGTGCCAATAAACTCATCAACCAGACAAACCACATCTTGTACATGTTTAAGCTTGCGGGAAGCTCGTGA